A window of the Cellvibrio sp. pealriver genome harbors these coding sequences:
- the urtC gene encoding urea ABC transporter permease subunit UrtC, translating to MSYSSLASMFPKKDMLGFVVLALILVVILPLTLDIFRLNLVGKYLTYAFVAVGLVLCWGYGGILSLGQGVFFGLGGYAMAMFLKLEASDPESTKIQSTPGIPDFMDWNQLTELPLFWEPFHSFGFTLAAIILLPCIFGYIIGVAMFKRRVGGVYFAIITQALAAILTILIIGQQGYTGGVNGMTDLRTLHGYDIRTDSAKYVFYFVCVFLLFCCLAAAQFIRKSKLGRLLVAMRDKEDRVRFSGYDVANFKIFVFCIGGVFAAIGGAMFTLQVGFMSPTLVGIVPSIEMVIFCAVGGRLSIIGAVYGALIVNFAKTSFSESFPELWLFAMGGLFIAVVMAFPNGLAGLYNTYAAPKVDALLEKFTAKKIPPSASPPSSSVIASKPVVATTELKAESKTESKIQSTAMPQGAIHE from the coding sequence ATGTCGTATTCAAGTCTGGCTTCAATGTTTCCCAAAAAAGACATGCTCGGATTTGTAGTCCTTGCGCTTATTTTGGTAGTGATTCTTCCGCTTACGCTCGATATTTTCCGGCTTAATCTTGTTGGCAAATATTTAACCTACGCATTTGTCGCGGTGGGTTTGGTGTTGTGCTGGGGCTATGGTGGTATTTTAAGTTTGGGGCAGGGCGTATTTTTTGGATTGGGCGGTTATGCCATGGCGATGTTTTTAAAATTGGAAGCCTCCGATCCTGAAAGCACCAAAATACAATCCACACCCGGTATTCCCGATTTTATGGATTGGAACCAGCTCACCGAGTTGCCACTTTTTTGGGAGCCCTTCCATAGTTTTGGTTTTACACTTGCGGCAATTATTTTGCTGCCCTGTATTTTTGGTTACATCATTGGTGTTGCCATGTTCAAGCGGCGTGTGGGCGGTGTTTACTTTGCGATTATCACCCAGGCACTTGCCGCGATCCTCACGATTTTAATTATTGGCCAACAAGGTTATACCGGCGGTGTCAACGGCATGACTGACTTGCGCACCCTTCACGGTTACGATATCCGCACCGACAGCGCCAAATATGTTTTCTATTTTGTCTGTGTGTTCCTGTTGTTCTGCTGCCTTGCTGCTGCGCAATTTATCCGCAAAAGTAAACTCGGCCGTTTGTTAGTGGCTATGCGCGATAAAGAAGACCGTGTGCGCTTTTCAGGTTACGACGTTGCCAACTTTAAAATCTTTGTGTTCTGTATTGGCGGTGTATTCGCGGCGATTGGCGGTGCCATGTTTACCTTGCAAGTGGGTTTTATGTCGCCAACACTGGTGGGCATTGTGCCGTCCATTGAAATGGTAATTTTCTGCGCAGTGGGTGGCCGCTTGTCGATTATCGGTGCGGTCTACGGCGCATTGATTGTGAACTTTGCCAAAACCTCTTTCTCTGAAAGTTTTCCGGAGTTGTGGTTGTTTGCGATGGGCGGATTATTTATCGCGGTGGTGATGGCATTCCCCAATGGTTTGGCGGGTTTGTATAACACCTACGCTGCACCGAAAGTGGATGCACTGTTGGAAAAATTTACGGCAAAGAAAATACCTCCCTCTGCATCGCCACCATCATCAAGCGTTATTGCTAGCAAACCGGTTGTGGCTACCACTGAATTGAAAGCTGAATCAAAAACCGAATCAAAAATTCAGAGCACGGCAATGCCGCAAGGAGCCATCCATGAGTAG
- the urtB gene encoding urea ABC transporter permease subunit UrtB: MFAEYSSSELLSIFAMQGVAGLILFSVFVLMALGLAIIFGQMGVINMAHGEFMILGAYVTYLTSNVFSTYFPDFFSLYFILAMILAFIAAAALGALVEWGMIRHLYNRPLDTLLATWGLSLILQQLYRTVFGAREVGVTLPDWLMGSYQLTDSIELPINGLFVMCLALGISLAVAILMYRSRWGTQVRAVVQNRAMAGAVGINTGKVDRITFALGCGIAGVAGSAFTMIGSTGPTSGQLYIVDTFLVVVFGGASSLLGTIASAFSISQAQSTMEFFMSGSMSKVLTLLFVVLILMLRPQGLFTLKVRR; encoded by the coding sequence ATGTTCGCTGAATACAGTAGCTCGGAATTATTATCGATCTTTGCGATGCAAGGCGTAGCGGGATTGATTTTGTTTTCCGTGTTTGTGCTTATGGCCTTAGGGCTTGCGATTATTTTTGGCCAGATGGGCGTCATCAATATGGCACACGGCGAATTTATGATTCTCGGTGCTTACGTTACCTATTTAACCTCCAATGTTTTCTCCACCTATTTTCCGGATTTTTTCAGCCTTTATTTTATTCTCGCGATGATTCTCGCTTTTATTGCCGCCGCTGCGCTGGGTGCATTGGTGGAGTGGGGCATGATCCGGCATTTATACAATCGCCCGCTCGATACACTGCTGGCCACCTGGGGCTTGAGTTTAATTCTGCAACAACTTTATCGCACTGTATTTGGCGCACGTGAAGTAGGTGTGACCTTGCCGGATTGGTTGATGGGCTCATACCAATTAACTGATTCGATTGAGCTGCCCATTAATGGATTATTTGTGATGTGCCTTGCGTTAGGCATTTCACTCGCGGTGGCCATTTTAATGTACCGCTCGCGCTGGGGAACACAAGTGCGCGCTGTGGTGCAAAACCGTGCGATGGCCGGTGCGGTTGGAATTAATACCGGAAAAGTAGACCGCATTACTTTCGCATTGGGTTGCGGTATTGCCGGTGTAGCGGGCAGTGCATTTACCATGATTGGTTCAACCGGACCAACGTCGGGCCAGTTGTATATTGTGGATACTTTCCTCGTTGTTGTGTTTGGTGGTGCATCCAGTTTGCTTGGCACCATTGCATCGGCATTCAGTATTTCACAAGCACAATCCACCATGGAATTTTTCATGAGCGGTTCTATGTCCAAAGTACTCACCTTGCTGTTTGTGGTGTTGATCCTGATGTTGCGCCCACAAGGTTTGTTTACCTTGAAAGTGCGTCGTTAA
- the urtA gene encoding urea ABC transporter substrate-binding protein, protein MTMRSTLQLGEPLKAASRWKKGLLALAASLAIGSAQAAEVNTTGLAVTDTTVKVGILHSVTGTMAISETGSVQAEKLAIDQINAMGGVLGRKIEYIQEDGASDWPTFAEKSKKLLVNDKVAAVFGCWTSASRKAVLPIFEQYNGMLYYPTFYEGLEQSPNVIYTGQEATQQIIAGIDWVTKTKGAKSFYLLGSDYIWPRTSNKIARKHIEKLGLSVVGEEYYPLGHTQFNSVINKIKLKKPDVIYAIVVGGSNVAFYKQLKAAGIDMTKEKPLVLTISVTEDEILGIGGENMVGAYAAMKYFQSLPNDNNKKFVADFKAKYGQDIVIGDVTQAAYLGPWLWKAAVEKAGSFDIDKVRAASPGIELTTAPEGYVKVHPNHHLWSKTRIGHARSDGQYDVVFETKDLIEPDPFPKGYQ, encoded by the coding sequence ATGACCATGCGCAGCACGTTGCAATTGGGCGAGCCGTTAAAAGCGGCCAGCCGTTGGAAAAAAGGGTTACTCGCACTTGCCGCCTCATTGGCGATTGGCAGTGCGCAGGCAGCCGAAGTTAACACCACCGGTTTGGCGGTGACGGATACCACCGTAAAAGTGGGGATCTTGCACTCGGTGACCGGCACTATGGCCATCAGTGAAACCGGTTCTGTGCAAGCAGAAAAATTAGCGATTGACCAAATCAATGCGATGGGCGGTGTGCTCGGTCGTAAGATTGAATACATTCAGGAAGACGGCGCATCCGACTGGCCAACCTTTGCAGAGAAATCCAAAAAACTATTGGTGAACGATAAAGTTGCCGCAGTGTTCGGTTGCTGGACTTCGGCATCGCGCAAAGCGGTATTGCCGATTTTTGAGCAATACAACGGCATGCTCTACTACCCAACCTTCTATGAAGGTTTGGAACAATCACCCAACGTGATTTACACCGGTCAGGAAGCAACGCAACAAATTATTGCGGGTATTGATTGGGTAACCAAAACCAAAGGTGCCAAGTCTTTCTACTTGCTCGGTTCAGATTACATTTGGCCGCGCACCTCTAACAAAATTGCACGCAAGCACATTGAGAAGTTGGGCTTGAGTGTGGTTGGCGAAGAATATTATCCACTGGGTCACACGCAATTTAACTCGGTGATCAACAAAATCAAATTGAAAAAACCGGATGTGATTTACGCAATTGTCGTAGGTGGTTCTAACGTTGCCTTCTACAAGCAATTAAAAGCGGCCGGTATTGATATGACCAAAGAGAAACCACTGGTGTTGACCATCTCGGTAACCGAAGACGAAATTCTTGGTATCGGCGGTGAGAACATGGTGGGTGCTTACGCGGCGATGAAATATTTCCAAAGCTTGCCGAACGACAACAACAAAAAGTTTGTGGCTGACTTTAAAGCGAAATACGGTCAAGACATCGTGATCGGTGACGTAACCCAAGCTGCTTACCTTGGCCCTTGGTTGTGGAAAGCCGCAGTGGAAAAAGCCGGTTCATTTGATATCGATAAAGTGCGCGCAGCATCACCCGGTATTGAGCTGACTACCGCGCCGGAAGGCTACGTAAAAGTTCACCCGAACCATCACCTCTGGTCAAAAACCCGCATCGGCCACGCACGTAGCGACGGTCAGTATGACGTAGTGTTCGAGACCAAAGACCTGATCGAACCCGATCCATTCCCGAAAGGTTATCAATAA
- a CDS encoding ATP-binding protein: MTAKQHIFRVRRNYNQWVANQTLEDYALRFTAKRARRWSAARVATTALGAISFLALEAIGGAITLHYGFNNAVAAIMAVSAIIFLTAIPISYYAAKYGVDIDLLTRGAGFGYIGSTITSLIYASFTFIFFALEAAIMAMALDLLFGIPLAWGYLISSIVIIPLVTHGITFISRFQLWSQPLWIILQLLPFIFIIYADASAVESWTAFSGSLEQSTATTGVNVLLFGAASAVIFSLIAQIGEQVDFLRFLPAPKNTTNARLRWWAALIAGGPGWIVIGAIKILAGSFLAVLTLNHGISLEEAADPTRMYMVAFSYIASSPEVALSVAGIFVILSQLKINVTNAYAGSIAWSNFFSRLTHSHPGRVVWLVFNVAIALLLMELGVYRALEQTLGFYGIVAVAWLGSLVADLVINKPLGLSPKHIEFKRAHLYDINPVGVGSMLIASVLGIICHTGILGAVPQALSHFIALALALVCAPLIAFVTRGRYYLARPIVNVTEDAETIDGAHATVSCCICEHKFETEDMTHCPAYAGHICSLCCSLDARCQDYCKPGANYSTQLSDFFKGFLPKSITANINSRVGHFVVLVLFINGLSAILLSLIYFQTPIDAPETAALLEATLWKVFFLLVIITGVVSWLFVLAHESRVVAQEESQRQTRLLMEEIDAHERTDRALQTAKEEAEAANQAKSRYLTGISHELRSPLNAVLGYAQLLEKDPSMPAHRKDALGVIRRSGEHLADLIEGLLDISKIEAGRLDLHQDQVRIAVLMEQLVHMFRLQAEAKGLQFVYECKDRLPEFVRTDEKRLRQILINLLSNAIKYTEKGSVIFKLRYRSQVAEFTITDTGEGIAPENIERIFRPFERVRRAGSTATGTGLGLTITRLLSEIMGGDIAVSSTVGQGSTFKASLMLASITKPHTESVTPPVQTIYGYKGNVKRLMLVDDETSHRQLMRAMLSPLGFDIIDIDNPLQALDRLTQEIDQGNCPDLIMLDVSMPGMNGWQLAKQLREAGYREPIIMVSADASEGKDLPSNHPADIAPLHDAYVIKPVRINLLLDHIGRLLNLVWCYEKSEPEINAPSSLMGIAHLITAMELPDEHHLDDLAHFASIGHKKGLQDKIRELEEANAAHPLFLQELKHLTASFQFEKILTLIDTDVAENVLDK, encoded by the coding sequence ATGACGGCCAAGCAGCATATATTTCGTGTGCGACGCAATTACAACCAGTGGGTTGCCAACCAAACACTGGAAGACTATGCGTTGCGTTTCACCGCCAAACGCGCGCGGCGCTGGTCGGCTGCGCGCGTGGCGACCACCGCATTGGGTGCAATTTCATTTCTTGCACTGGAAGCGATTGGCGGTGCCATCACCTTGCATTACGGTTTTAATAACGCCGTCGCGGCAATTATGGCGGTGAGCGCGATTATTTTTCTCACTGCAATCCCGATTAGTTATTACGCTGCAAAATACGGCGTCGATATTGACCTGTTAACACGCGGTGCCGGTTTTGGTTACATCGGCTCCACCATCACTTCGTTAATTTACGCCTCCTTCACATTTATTTTTTTCGCGTTAGAAGCAGCCATTATGGCGATGGCGCTGGATTTGCTGTTTGGAATTCCGCTCGCCTGGGGTTATTTAATTAGTTCGATTGTGATTATTCCACTGGTCACACACGGCATTACCTTTATCAGCCGCTTTCAATTGTGGAGCCAGCCGCTGTGGATCATTCTGCAATTACTGCCGTTTATTTTTATTATTTACGCCGATGCCAGCGCAGTGGAAAGTTGGACAGCATTTTCAGGCAGCCTTGAACAATCCACCGCAACGACAGGCGTTAATGTTTTGCTATTCGGCGCGGCATCGGCGGTGATTTTTTCATTGATCGCGCAAATTGGTGAGCAAGTCGATTTTTTGCGCTTTTTACCTGCACCGAAAAACACCACTAACGCGCGCCTGCGTTGGTGGGCAGCGTTAATTGCCGGTGGACCGGGGTGGATTGTGATTGGCGCTATCAAAATTCTCGCCGGTTCTTTTCTTGCGGTGCTCACATTGAACCACGGCATCAGTCTTGAAGAAGCGGCTGACCCAACACGCATGTATATGGTGGCATTCAGTTATATCGCCAGCTCGCCGGAAGTGGCGCTGTCTGTTGCGGGCATTTTTGTGATTTTGAGCCAGCTCAAAATTAATGTCACCAATGCGTATGCCGGCTCAATCGCCTGGTCCAATTTTTTCTCGCGTTTGACCCACAGCCACCCTGGCCGTGTGGTCTGGTTAGTGTTCAATGTGGCGATTGCATTATTGTTGATGGAACTCGGTGTGTATCGCGCGCTGGAACAAACACTGGGATTTTACGGCATAGTGGCCGTTGCCTGGTTGGGTTCTTTAGTCGCGGATTTGGTGATCAACAAACCGCTCGGCCTCAGCCCGAAACATATCGAATTCAAACGCGCCCACTTGTACGATATTAATCCGGTCGGTGTTGGCTCCATGCTGATTGCATCGGTGCTGGGTATTATTTGCCACACCGGTATTTTAGGTGCTGTGCCGCAAGCGCTTTCCCATTTTATTGCACTTGCGCTCGCACTTGTTTGCGCACCATTAATCGCCTTTGTGACCCGTGGGCGTTATTACCTCGCACGCCCGATTGTGAATGTCACGGAAGACGCTGAAACGATTGATGGCGCGCATGCAACAGTTTCTTGCTGCATCTGCGAGCATAAATTTGAAACTGAAGACATGACCCACTGCCCTGCTTACGCAGGTCATATTTGTTCGCTTTGCTGTTCACTGGATGCCCGCTGTCAGGACTACTGCAAACCCGGTGCAAATTATTCCACCCAGCTCAGCGATTTCTTTAAAGGTTTTTTACCAAAATCCATCACCGCCAATATCAATTCCCGCGTTGGGCATTTTGTCGTTCTGGTGCTATTTATTAATGGCCTCTCGGCAATTTTACTGTCGCTTATTTATTTTCAAACCCCTATCGATGCACCGGAAACCGCTGCACTGCTGGAAGCAACATTGTGGAAAGTATTTTTTCTGCTGGTGATTATTACCGGCGTGGTGAGTTGGTTATTTGTGTTGGCACATGAAAGCCGCGTGGTCGCACAGGAAGAATCACAACGACAAACACGGTTATTGATGGAAGAAATAGATGCGCATGAGCGCACCGACCGCGCACTGCAAACCGCAAAAGAAGAAGCAGAAGCGGCCAACCAAGCCAAGAGCCGTTACCTCACCGGCATCAGCCATGAATTGCGCTCGCCTTTAAACGCCGTTCTGGGCTATGCGCAATTATTGGAAAAAGACCCCAGCATGCCCGCACATCGCAAAGATGCACTGGGCGTGATTCGCCGCAGTGGCGAACACCTTGCGGATTTAATTGAAGGCTTGTTGGATATTTCCAAAATTGAAGCAGGGCGATTGGATTTGCATCAGGATCAAGTGCGCATCGCAGTATTAATGGAGCAGTTGGTTCACATGTTCCGTTTGCAAGCCGAAGCCAAAGGTTTGCAATTTGTGTATGAATGCAAAGACCGCTTGCCTGAATTTGTGCGTACCGATGAAAAACGTTTGCGCCAGATTTTAATTAATTTGTTATCCAACGCGATTAAATATACCGAAAAAGGCAGCGTCATTTTTAAATTGCGCTACCGCAGCCAGGTGGCGGAATTTACCATTACCGATACCGGCGAAGGCATTGCACCGGAAAATATCGAACGGATTTTTCGCCCGTTCGAACGCGTGCGCCGCGCAGGTTCTACCGCAACCGGAACTGGACTGGGGCTTACAATTACACGCTTACTCAGTGAAATTATGGGCGGCGACATTGCTGTCAGCAGCACTGTCGGGCAAGGCAGCACTTTTAAAGCGAGCTTGATGCTCGCCAGCATTACTAAACCGCACACGGAATCTGTTACACCGCCCGTGCAAACCATTTACGGTTACAAAGGCAATGTCAAACGCTTGATGCTGGTCGATGATGAAACCTCTCACCGCCAATTGATGCGCGCGATGCTATCCCCGCTCGGGTTTGACATTATTGATATCGACAACCCCTTGCAAGCACTTGACCGCCTCACACAGGAAATTGACCAAGGTAACTGCCCGGATTTAATCATGCTGGACGTTTCCATGCCCGGCATGAATGGCTGGCAACTGGCAAAACAATTGCGTGAAGCGGGATATCGCGAACCCATCATTATGGTGTCTGCCGACGCGAGTGAAGGTAAGGATTTACCCTCGAATCATCCGGCTGACATCGCACCACTGCACGATGCTTATGTTATTAAACCGGTGCGAATCAATTTATTGCTGGATCATATTGGGCGCTTGTTAAATTTGGTCTGGTGTTACGAAAAAAGCGAACCAGAAATAAATGCACCCTCGTCGTTAATGGGCATCGCTCATTTGATTACTGCAATGGAATTACCGGATGAACACCACCTGGATGATCTGGCTCACTTTGCCTCCATCGGGCACAAAAAAGGCTTGCAAGATAAAATCCGAGAATTGGAAGAAGCCAATGCCGCACACCCATTATTTTTGCAGGAACTTAAACACTTAACAGCCAGCTTCCAGTTTGAAAAAATTTTAACGCTGATCGACACCGACGTAGCAGAAAACGTACTTGATAAATAA
- a CDS encoding response regulator: protein MNSKTQTSIVLVVDDAIDSIHMLNDVLEEAHFTVLVALEGAQALTITKNIRPDIILLDAIMPNMDGFETCRQLKLNPQLADVPIIFMTGLSDTEHVVMGLNAGGVDYVTKPINPDELIARMRVHLANARITQSARAALDTAGQYLFTIDLQGQLVWATPQVYQLLDGAGATADSIALTHTISQQLREWISHKPETGRQLPLQQVAQELSVEMLNLIDGKEYLLRLTNPHKPAEDTQSLKQQFSVTGREADVLLWIANGKTNREIGQILEMSPRTVNKHLEQIFKKLGVENRTSAAAVAIKCLSRA from the coding sequence ATGAATTCAAAAACGCAAACCTCTATCGTATTGGTAGTAGATGACGCTATCGACAGCATTCATATGCTTAACGATGTATTGGAAGAAGCACATTTTACGGTGCTGGTGGCACTGGAGGGAGCACAAGCGTTGACCATCACTAAAAATATCCGCCCGGATATTATTTTGCTCGATGCCATCATGCCGAATATGGATGGCTTTGAAACCTGTCGGCAATTAAAGCTGAACCCACAGCTTGCCGATGTACCGATTATTTTTATGACCGGTCTGAGCGATACCGAACACGTAGTCATGGGGTTAAATGCTGGCGGCGTTGACTATGTCACCAAACCGATTAACCCCGACGAATTAATTGCGCGTATGCGTGTGCACCTCGCTAACGCGCGCATCACCCAAAGTGCACGCGCTGCATTGGATACCGCCGGGCAATATTTATTTACCATCGACTTACAAGGGCAATTGGTGTGGGCAACACCGCAGGTTTATCAGTTGCTTGATGGCGCTGGCGCAACGGCCGATTCCATTGCACTTACTCACACTATTAGTCAACAACTGCGCGAGTGGATCAGCCACAAGCCTGAAACCGGCCGCCAGTTGCCATTGCAACAGGTTGCGCAAGAACTCAGCGTAGAAATGCTCAATTTAATCGATGGTAAAGAATATTTATTGCGCCTGACCAATCCCCATAAACCCGCCGAGGATACGCAATCGCTCAAACAACAATTTTCCGTTACCGGACGCGAGGCCGATGTATTGTTGTGGATCGCCAATGGTAAAACCAATCGTGAAATTGGCCAGATTCTGGAAATGAGTCCGCGCACGGTGAATAAACATTTGGAGCAGATATTTAAAAAATTAGGCGTTGAAAACCGGACATCTGCTGCGGCGGTGGCTATCAAATGCCTATCGCGCGCCTGA
- a CDS encoding aspartyl/asparaginyl beta-hydroxylase domain-containing protein, translating into MGLFVLAIFVLCAYYVQNRGVVQHDTITRKITDHANLLAPINCLFYAFSRDKASAYVAVEKFPELKILQENWQVIRDEAISLNNEAHIKASTDLDDLGFNSFFRTGWKRFYLKWYGANLKSAEQLCPKTLALLNQLPSVKGAMFTMLPPGSRLGKHRDPYAGSLRYHLGLVTPNSDDCYISVDGQDYSWRDGEAVMFDETYIHHAENKTDQNRIILFLDVKRPVSFFLVDFINEVFSRIVVAASATKNIKGDKVGFLNRIFSVVHRISLIGKKIKAFNRPLYKALQYGIYIGLIYWIFF; encoded by the coding sequence ATGGGATTGTTTGTACTCGCTATCTTTGTGCTTTGCGCTTATTACGTACAAAATCGCGGTGTCGTCCAGCACGATACTATCACCCGCAAGATCACCGACCACGCCAATTTGCTCGCCCCCATCAACTGCCTTTTTTATGCATTTTCCCGTGATAAAGCATCGGCTTACGTGGCGGTAGAAAAATTTCCGGAATTAAAAATCCTGCAAGAAAACTGGCAGGTCATCCGCGATGAAGCCATCAGCCTGAACAATGAGGCGCACATTAAAGCCTCTACTGATTTGGATGACTTGGGCTTCAACTCGTTTTTTCGCACCGGCTGGAAACGCTTTTACCTCAAATGGTACGGCGCTAACCTGAAATCGGCCGAGCAATTGTGCCCCAAAACCCTGGCATTGCTGAACCAATTGCCCTCGGTGAAAGGTGCTATGTTTACCATGCTGCCGCCAGGTTCGCGCTTGGGAAAACACCGCGATCCTTACGCGGGTTCATTGCGCTACCACCTGGGGTTGGTCACGCCCAATTCAGACGATTGCTATATTTCTGTGGATGGTCAGGATTACTCCTGGCGCGATGGTGAAGCGGTGATGTTTGATGAAACCTATATCCATCACGCCGAAAACAAAACCGACCAAAACCGGATTATTTTATTTTTGGATGTAAAGCGCCCGGTGAGTTTTTTTCTGGTCGATTTTATCAACGAAGTGTTTTCCCGCATTGTGGTCGCAGCGTCTGCAACCAAAAATATCAAAGGCGATAAAGTCGGCTTTCTCAACCGTATCTTCAGTGTGGTGCACCGTATCAGTTTGATCGGCAAAAAGATCAAAGCGTTTAACCGCCCACTGTACAAAGCATTGCAATACGGCATTTACATCGGGCTGATTTACTGGATTTTCTTCTAG
- a CDS encoding GNAT family N-acetyltransferase, whose amino-acid sequence MMNIINLAEAPEHIPQIAAWHHAEWGYLNPGGTVETRIERMKRYLSGAKIPAMYIAVDGNSLMGTAALVESDMDSHPELSPWLASVFVNPDYRKRGVGAALVKKVMEEARIQGISPLYLFTPDQQRFYEGLGWEFIAHENYRGGNATLMKIHF is encoded by the coding sequence ATGATGAACATTATTAATCTGGCTGAAGCACCGGAGCACATTCCTCAAATCGCTGCCTGGCACCATGCTGAATGGGGCTATTTAAACCCGGGCGGCACGGTGGAAACTCGCATTGAACGAATGAAGCGCTATTTGTCTGGTGCCAAAATTCCAGCAATGTACATCGCGGTAGATGGCAACTCATTGATGGGCACCGCCGCGTTGGTTGAGAGCGATATGGATAGCCACCCGGAGCTATCGCCCTGGCTGGCAAGCGTGTTCGTCAATCCGGATTACCGTAAGCGCGGGGTAGGTGCAGCCTTGGTCAAAAAGGTGATGGAAGAGGCACGCATTCAGGGTATTAGCCCGCTCTATTTATTCACGCCTGACCAACAGCGGTTTTATGAGGGCTTGGGTTGGGAGTTTATTGCACACGAAAACTACCGTGGCGGCAACGCGACTTTAATGAAGATCCACTTTTAA